One part of the Phragmites australis chromosome 3, lpPhrAust1.1, whole genome shotgun sequence genome encodes these proteins:
- the LOC133913688 gene encoding uncharacterized protein LOC133913688 produces the protein MASVGFGRTVAAVAPASSSAAGRRRPQRSVLAVPAATRGGQAAAKEEKSLGDFIFGVIFKKDQLVETDPLLNKVEGAPSAGSTAVSRAKARGGTVAGKKAAGSDDGGSGGGFNFGGLFAKKG, from the coding sequence ATGGCGTCAGTGGGATTTGGCAGAAccgtggcggcggtggcgccggccTCATCTTCGGCCGCGGGCAGGAGGCGGCCGCAGCGGTCCGTGCTGGCCGTGCCAGCCGCCACCAGGGGCGGGCAGGCGGCGGCCAAGGAGGAGAAGAGCCTGGGCGACTTCATCTTCGGCGTCATCTTCAAGAAAGACCAGCTCGTGGAGACGGACCCGCTCCTCAACAAGGTCGAGGGCGCGCCGTCTGCCGGCAGCACCGCCGTCTCGCGTGCCAAGGCCCGGGGCGGCACCGTGGCAGGCAAGAAGGCCGCTGGCAGCGACGACGGTGGCAGCGGCGGGGGGTTCAACTTCGGCGGGCTGTTCGCCAAGAAAGGCTGA
- the LOC133913689 gene encoding zinc finger CCCH domain-containing protein 25-like: MNPLTQVKRTQVINQKEALLGIGEGASWHAKFKDSAYVFVGGIPFDLTEGDLLAVFSQYGEVVDVNLVRDKGTGKSKGFAFLAYEDQRSTILAVDNLNGAKLLGRIVRVDHVSKYKKKEEEDEEEEQQKREARGVCYAFQKGECNRGASCRYSHDEQRNANTGWGSKEDSSARWEHDKNRDPPKSHKKFPSGATEEEDEEQQQKKREARGMCYAFQKGECNRGASCRFSHDEQRSAYTRWSSRDGESSRSEQYRDRDSRTRHNDRRAEDQDRHRHDKSPERPRGERQRNDDRYVQGREEKSERRKYDVEHDDIDRKRSRYSKHNEHGGRRG, from the exons atgaaTCCTCTGACGCAGGTGAAGCGGACGCAGGTGATCAACCAGAAGGAGGCGCTCCTGGGAATCGGCGAGGGCGCGTCGTGGCACGCCAAGTTCAAGGACTCCGCCTACGTCTTCGTCGGCGGCATCCCCTTTGACCTCACGGAGGGCGACCTCCTCGCCGTCTTCTCGCA GTACGGCGAGGTGGTCGACGTGAACCTCGTGCGCGACAAGGGCACCGGAAAATCCAAGGGCTTCGCCTTCCTCGCGTACGAGGACCAGAGGAGCACGATTCTTGCAGTCG ATAATTTGAATGGAGCAAAACTTCTTGGGAGGATCGTAAGGGTTGACCATGTGagcaagtacaagaagaaggaggaggaagatgaggaggaggagcagcagaagaGGGAGGCCCGCGGAGTCTGCTATGCTTTCCAGAAAGGCGAGTGCAACCGCGGAGCTTCCTGCAGATATTCCCATGACGAGCAG AGAAATGCAAACACTGGTTGGGGTTCTAAAGAGGATAGCAGCGCAAGATGGGAGCACGACAAAAACCGTGATCCACCAAAGAGCCACAAAAAGTTCCCCTCAGGTGCTacggaggaggaagatgaggagcagcagcagaagaaAAGAGAGGCTCGTGGCATGTGCTATGCATTCCAGAAAGGCGAGTGCAACCGTGGAGCTTCCTGCAGGTTTTCCCATGATGAACAG AGGAGTGCATACACTCGTTGGAGTTCTAGGGATGGTGAATCTTCAAGATCAGAGCAGTATAGGGATCGAGATTCTAGAACTAGGCATAATGATAGAAGAGCAGAAGATCAGGACAGACACAGGCATGATAAATCACCTGAGAGACCGAGAGGTGAGAGGCAGAGAAACGATGACAGATATGttcaaggaagagaagaaaaatcAGAAAGACGAAAGTATGATGTTGAGCATGACGACATAGATCGCAAGCGGTCAAGGTACAGCAAACATAATGAACATGGTGGAAGAAGAGGGTGA